In the Leptospira limi genome, one interval contains:
- a CDS encoding LA_3751/LA_3752 family putative glycosyltransferase, translating into MNFYYRGLVYFLIVLVPIFYRWKWNDGHIFISSDPQIKYFQVIHANQGGSAEECFFPASQLGFKSEQIPIGYPWAFFLKNGECVFQYPSLFVWAQKSFLYVFDQKYITYFPILIFLINFLILDKILQLFEKRPTYILITTILVQVFSPVFLSSLDYSELTLTNFFLLLSIYSYVSFSRSSKYYLGLILSLSIVLNFQLRPESTIALILFFGFAFLLSKTKIQFLKQLFPYIVLAFVLQGIFFSYNNRVYGHILGMRGLNTVNDLGSNELQRNFLGEWIADLWGNDFKIGIFKGYPILFLSFFIIGLRKLNELSPFLISGLVFVIILPILSPYRAGVDIFGMRYYESGIYLLLIGTFLSLWKLKPNYLVLFILLPCLYFSYKSDTRAIKQWSSSNKIYQEIISQIQNIHPDLIVHRGLALSYLMGESYVTYPQIAVFSNEDWLNVEETLKNKSYRILYLQWEGNRLVKDEFPKKIWKEKFDINFQLKPKTYSIQTEYKIAHFQGFLLEKKH; encoded by the coding sequence GTGAATTTTTATTATCGTGGATTAGTCTACTTTCTAATTGTTTTAGTTCCTATCTTCTATCGTTGGAAGTGGAATGATGGCCATATTTTCATTTCAAGTGATCCACAGATAAAATATTTCCAAGTGATTCATGCTAACCAAGGTGGTTCTGCAGAAGAATGTTTTTTCCCAGCTAGTCAATTGGGTTTTAAATCAGAGCAGATACCGATTGGGTATCCTTGGGCATTTTTTCTAAAAAACGGTGAGTGTGTTTTCCAATACCCATCTTTATTTGTTTGGGCACAAAAATCTTTTTTATATGTTTTCGATCAAAAATACATAACTTATTTTCCAATTTTAATATTTTTGATTAATTTTTTAATCTTAGATAAAATCCTACAATTATTTGAAAAAAGACCAACTTATATTCTGATAACAACGATATTGGTTCAGGTTTTTTCTCCTGTTTTTTTATCTTCTCTGGACTATTCAGAATTAACGCTCACAAATTTTTTCCTATTACTCTCGATATATTCCTATGTAAGTTTTAGTCGATCATCGAAATATTATTTAGGTCTGATACTATCTTTAAGTATAGTTTTGAATTTTCAATTAAGACCAGAATCCACTATTGCATTGATTTTATTTTTTGGTTTTGCATTTTTACTTTCTAAAACAAAGATTCAATTCTTAAAACAATTATTTCCTTACATTGTTCTAGCATTTGTTTTACAAGGTATCTTTTTTTCCTATAACAATCGGGTTTATGGACACATTCTTGGGATGCGAGGCCTAAATACAGTGAATGATTTAGGTTCGAATGAATTACAACGTAATTTTCTTGGTGAATGGATCGCTGATCTTTGGGGAAACGATTTTAAAATTGGCATTTTCAAAGGTTATCCAATACTTTTTCTTTCTTTTTTTATCATTGGGCTTAGGAAACTTAATGAATTAAGTCCTTTTTTGATTTCAGGTTTGGTGTTTGTTATCATATTACCAATTCTTTCACCTTATCGAGCAGGTGTGGATATTTTTGGAATGAGATATTATGAAAGTGGAATATATTTATTATTAATTGGTACCTTTCTTTCGTTATGGAAATTAAAACCTAATTATTTAGTCTTATTCATTTTATTACCTTGTTTGTACTTTTCCTATAAATCGGATACAAGAGCAATTAAACAATGGTCGTCATCAAACAAAATTTATCAGGAAATAATCTCCCAAATTCAGAATATACATCCTGATTTAATAGTTCATAGAGGATTAGCGTTATCTTATCTCATGGGAGAGAGTTACGTTACATATCCACAAATTGCCGTTTTCTCAAATGAGGATTGGTTAAATGTGGAAGAAACATTGAAGAATAAATCATATAGAATTTTGTATTTACAGTGGGAAGGTAATCGATTGGTGAAAGATGAATTTCCAAAAAAAATATGGAAGGAAAAGTTTGATATTAACTTTCAATTAAAACCCAAAACATATTCGATACAAACCGAATACAAGATTGCACATTTCCAAGGTTTTTTGTTGGAGAAAAAACATTGA